A window of Longispora fulva contains these coding sequences:
- a CDS encoding cytochrome P450 → MWRSWERVHETVEPVFWRDGHLVVAGPAEVKRVLADPDTYRPDNALDALTPMSVAVMRVLAKYRFKLPATLANNGTDTHPMIRGVVFDAMHPSRVEALRPWLTGIVRRRVGQLTRRLRAGEAVDLHASLTTDLPLLVLARLIDLPVADVRRVKDFSAAALELFWAPLSLERQLVLAEKVGQYHRELREIARTGPGLARDLREHGRTENEVTAALFFLLVAGQETTSQFLTLLLHRLTEEGLPDGYDTADVVEEGLRLDPPIPTWRRLAAVPSTLGGVEVPVGTSVLLWLGAAGRAVAADPHAMVPGQRGSRRHLAFGAGAHRCVGAQLARMEAAVVLDEVAPLLRRSTVVTAPTFPANLSFRMPDTLVVRLSDRVG, encoded by the coding sequence ATGTGGCGTAGCTGGGAACGGGTGCACGAGACCGTCGAGCCGGTGTTCTGGCGTGACGGTCACCTCGTCGTGGCCGGACCCGCCGAGGTCAAACGGGTGCTCGCCGATCCGGACACCTACCGGCCGGACAACGCCCTGGACGCCCTCACCCCGATGTCGGTGGCCGTGATGCGGGTCCTGGCGAAGTACCGCTTCAAGCTGCCGGCCACCCTCGCCAACAACGGCACCGACACGCACCCGATGATCCGGGGCGTCGTGTTCGACGCGATGCACCCGAGCCGGGTCGAGGCGCTGCGGCCGTGGCTGACCGGCATCGTCCGCCGTCGGGTCGGCCAGCTGACCCGCCGGCTCCGGGCCGGGGAGGCCGTCGACCTGCACGCCTCGCTCACCACGGACCTGCCGCTGCTGGTCCTCGCCCGGCTGATCGACCTGCCGGTGGCCGATGTCCGCCGGGTCAAGGACTTCTCCGCCGCCGCCCTCGAACTGTTCTGGGCCCCGCTGTCCCTGGAGCGGCAGCTGGTCCTGGCGGAGAAGGTCGGCCAGTACCACCGCGAGCTGCGGGAGATCGCCCGGACCGGGCCGGGTCTCGCCCGGGACCTGCGCGAACACGGCCGCACCGAGAACGAGGTGACCGCCGCGCTGTTCTTCCTGCTCGTCGCCGGGCAGGAGACCACGTCGCAGTTCCTCACCCTGCTGCTGCACCGGCTCACCGAGGAGGGCCTGCCCGACGGGTACGACACCGCCGACGTCGTCGAGGAGGGCCTGCGCCTCGACCCGCCGATCCCGACCTGGCGCCGGCTCGCCGCCGTGCCGTCCACCCTGGGCGGAGTCGAGGTGCCCGTCGGCACGTCCGTGCTCCTCTGGCTCGGCGCCGCCGGCCGCGCCGTGGCGGCCGACCCGCACGCCATGGTCCCCGGCCAGCGGGGCTCCCGCCGGCACCTGGCCTTCGGGGCCGGGGCGCACCGGTGCGTCGGCGCGCAGCTGGCCCGGATGGAGGCGGCGGTGGTCCTCGACGAGGTGGCGCCCCTGCTCCGCCGATCGACCGTCGTCACCGCCCCGACCTTTCCGGCAAACCTCTCCTTCCGCATGCCGGACACCCTGGTCGTGCGGCTCAGCGATAGAGTCGGATAG
- a CDS encoding endo alpha-1,4 polygalactosaminidase has protein sequence MRRCLALLLVLSVAGCTSAAGGTPRASPTAVDPPASGANPSDQGNMSPGPAKPSAPGKITSWVYQLQGYPGGKLDDVAKAPGQLAVIDLARDARSDYFRAEEVAALKRSGKTVLAYFEIGSIENFRPEYPSVKDLVLNRWDDWPEEFFVRYWEQAWWDKVVRPRLDQAARSGFDGVYLDTPLAYEEIDLKTVQGESRESLGRKMADLIVRIAKYSPLLVFPQNSPELRKYSGYTEAVDGIGMEELFFLATDKPCAESFCPENLTETRALRKAGKTVLAVDYATRPENVKKACASYAAEDFAGYVTTRALDTITRSCE, from the coding sequence ATGCGCCGTTGCCTCGCCCTCCTGCTCGTCCTGAGCGTCGCCGGGTGCACCTCCGCCGCCGGCGGCACCCCGCGGGCGAGCCCGACGGCGGTCGACCCGCCAGCGTCCGGCGCCAACCCGTCCGACCAGGGCAACATGAGCCCCGGCCCGGCGAAGCCGTCGGCCCCGGGAAAGATCACCTCCTGGGTGTACCAGCTCCAGGGCTACCCAGGCGGGAAACTCGACGACGTCGCCAAGGCCCCCGGCCAGCTCGCCGTCATCGACCTCGCCCGCGACGCCAGGAGCGACTACTTCCGGGCGGAGGAGGTCGCGGCGCTGAAGAGGAGCGGCAAGACCGTCCTCGCGTACTTCGAGATCGGGTCCATCGAGAACTTCCGGCCGGAGTACCCGTCGGTCAAGGATCTCGTCCTCAACCGCTGGGACGACTGGCCCGAGGAGTTCTTCGTCCGCTACTGGGAGCAGGCGTGGTGGGACAAGGTCGTCCGCCCGCGTCTCGACCAGGCGGCCCGGTCCGGCTTCGACGGGGTCTACCTCGACACGCCGCTGGCGTACGAGGAGATCGACCTCAAGACCGTGCAGGGCGAGTCGCGGGAGTCCCTCGGGCGGAAGATGGCCGACCTGATCGTGCGGATCGCGAAGTACAGCCCACTGTTGGTCTTCCCGCAGAACTCCCCTGAGCTGCGGAAATACTCCGGATACACGGAGGCGGTCGACGGGATCGGCATGGAAGAGCTCTTCTTCCTCGCCACCGACAAGCCCTGTGCCGAGAGTTTCTGCCCCGAGAACCTGACGGAGACCCGCGCGCTCCGCAAGGCCGGCAAGACCGTGCTCGCCGTCGACTACGCGACCCGCCCCGAGAACGTGAAGAAGGCGTGCGCCAGCTACGCGGCCGAGGACTTCGCCGGCTACGTCACCACCCGAGCACTCGACACCATCACGAGGAGTTGCGAATGA
- a CDS encoding MFS transporter, whose product MSVVAPSRPPYLRILRHPVLRRFLPAVLLSAFGDGMSFVAVAWLAVQLAPPGRHGVWTGLAVAAYALPATLGAALLGPLVRRFDGARLVAVDATLRAALLGTIAVLAVADLLGPALYVVLLALSSLLHAWGNAGVYTLVAEELDDEDRVTGNALVSSVQQASFVIGPALAGLVTAFAGPGWVIGADAVTFAFLAVTCVGIVRSRPPRMLPPAEKGGAWLTLRSHPQLLALIAVTCAFFFLYGPVEVAMPVHIADELHASAGLLGGYVAAYGVGTVFGSLLAGLLRRLPLWPVIAAIVVGWGLCLLPSGLTDAVAPGMVGFGIGGFVYGPFTAICTALFQRSAPAEHLSQVLAFRGALITPAAALGTAVGGPLVGAIGGRQTLLVSAWTTILLGALLALGSIPSWRRR is encoded by the coding sequence ATGAGCGTCGTCGCGCCCTCCCGGCCGCCCTACCTGCGCATCCTGCGCCACCCGGTCCTCCGCCGTTTCCTGCCGGCCGTCCTGTTGTCGGCCTTCGGGGACGGGATGAGCTTCGTCGCCGTTGCCTGGCTGGCCGTCCAACTCGCCCCGCCGGGCCGGCACGGGGTGTGGACGGGCCTGGCCGTCGCCGCGTACGCCCTCCCGGCCACCCTCGGCGCCGCCCTGCTCGGGCCGCTGGTCCGCCGGTTCGACGGGGCCCGGCTGGTGGCCGTGGACGCGACCCTGCGCGCGGCCCTGCTGGGCACGATCGCGGTACTGGCCGTCGCGGACCTGCTCGGCCCGGCCCTGTACGTCGTCCTGCTCGCCCTGTCCTCGCTCCTGCACGCCTGGGGCAACGCCGGGGTGTACACCCTGGTGGCCGAGGAGCTCGACGACGAGGACCGGGTCACCGGCAACGCGCTGGTCTCGTCCGTGCAGCAGGCGTCCTTCGTGATCGGCCCGGCCCTCGCCGGTCTGGTGACGGCGTTCGCCGGGCCGGGCTGGGTGATCGGGGCCGACGCCGTGACGTTCGCGTTCCTGGCCGTGACCTGCGTGGGCATCGTCCGGTCCCGGCCGCCCCGGATGCTCCCCCCGGCGGAGAAGGGCGGCGCGTGGCTGACCCTGCGCTCCCATCCCCAGCTACTCGCCCTGATCGCCGTGACCTGCGCTTTCTTCTTCCTGTACGGCCCGGTCGAGGTCGCCATGCCCGTGCACATCGCCGACGAGTTGCACGCCTCGGCCGGCCTGCTCGGCGGTTACGTCGCGGCGTACGGCGTCGGCACGGTCTTCGGCTCGCTCCTCGCCGGGCTGCTGCGCCGGCTCCCGCTGTGGCCGGTGATCGCGGCGATCGTGGTCGGCTGGGGGCTGTGCCTGCTGCCGAGCGGGCTGACAGACGCGGTGGCCCCTGGCATGGTCGGCTTCGGGATCGGCGGCTTCGTCTACGGGCCGTTCACCGCGATCTGCACCGCACTGTTCCAGCGCAGCGCCCCGGCGGAGCACCTGAGCCAGGTGCTCGCGTTCCGGGGCGCGTTGATCACGCCGGCCGCCGCGCTGGGCACCGCGGTCGGCGGGCCGCTGGTGGGCGCGATCGGCGGCCGGCAGACCCTGCTGGTCTCGGCGTGGACGACCATCCTTCTCGGGGCACTCCTCGCCCTCGGCAGCATCCCGAGCTGGCGCCGCCGGTAG
- a CDS encoding SAM-dependent methyltransferase: protein MHDFWQPPYEYEITEPHPARMRDYYLGGRIHYQVDRDAADAAVAAGDPEPLIAWEQREFLRRTVPALVDRGVTQFVAVGAGIPRQDAVHEIAQRHDPRCRVVYVDDDPFVLDCSRFLLADTPRTAVVEGTAATPEVFLADPVLRDLLDIDRPVAVALLATPPALLATDPAVLATDPADPAVLAADPAVLAAGPAVIAAALAPGSHLLVPRAWAGPGADGWACVPVGRVPHES from the coding sequence GTGCACGATTTCTGGCAGCCACCGTACGAGTACGAGATCACCGAACCGCACCCGGCCCGGATGCGCGACTACTACCTGGGCGGCCGGATCCACTACCAGGTGGACCGGGACGCGGCCGACGCGGCGGTCGCCGCCGGCGATCCCGAACCGCTGATCGCCTGGGAACAGCGCGAGTTCCTCCGCCGGACGGTGCCCGCCCTGGTCGACCGGGGGGTCACCCAGTTCGTCGCGGTGGGGGCCGGCATCCCCCGGCAGGACGCCGTGCACGAGATCGCCCAGCGGCACGACCCGCGGTGCCGGGTGGTCTATGTGGACGACGACCCGTTCGTGCTGGACTGCTCGCGGTTCCTGCTCGCGGACACGCCCCGGACCGCCGTCGTCGAGGGCACGGCCGCCACGCCGGAGGTGTTCCTGGCCGATCCGGTGCTCCGCGACCTGCTCGACATCGACCGGCCGGTCGCGGTGGCCCTGCTGGCGACGCCCCCGGCCCTTCTCGCGACCGATCCGGCGGTCCTGGCGACCGATCCGGCCGATCCGGCGGTCCTCGCGGCCGATCCGGCAGTCCTGGCCGCCGGCCCGGCGGTGATCGCGGCGGCGCTGGCGCCCGGCAGCCATCTGCTCGTCCCCCGCGCGTGGGCGGGGCCCGGCGCCGACGGGTGGGCGTGCGTCCCGGTCGGGCGGGTGCCCCACGAAAGTTAG
- a CDS encoding nucleotide sugar dehydrogenase, whose translation MKRIGVIGMGYVGLTLTAALARKGFTVFGVDTQPAVLESLAAGKPHIFEPGCEEVFAEYIGKTIHVGPELPADGVDAAIICVSTPVDLSTHEPYLGNLAAAARAIAASCGPETLVVVRSTVPVGTSRRVVLPELWAGAKLVMAPERTIQGQALRELVELPQVVGGLDQASLDAGLELFGGLANQLVPVSSMEAAEMVKLTNNCHTDVIYAFGNEVALLAERFGLDPLEVIRATNLDYPRPDIAKPGYVGGGCLSKDPYILISAAEREGHTPYLIGRARALNEELPVHVAHRLLSLVQDLKSVLVLGWAYKGWPPTDDMRGTPIAAMQPVFQAAGVEVLGHDPLVTPEVIIEYGGRPVTLQEGFAAADAVLVITDHPMYRALDLPALFAEGTPKLVYDSWRILDEAVVESFGVSYVGLGYEVASTPGSAVAR comes from the coding sequence ATGAAACGGATCGGCGTCATCGGCATGGGCTACGTGGGGCTCACCCTCACCGCCGCGCTGGCCCGCAAGGGCTTCACGGTGTTCGGCGTGGACACCCAGCCGGCCGTGCTGGAGTCCCTCGCGGCCGGCAAGCCGCACATCTTCGAGCCGGGTTGTGAGGAGGTCTTCGCCGAGTACATCGGGAAGACCATCCACGTAGGCCCGGAGCTGCCCGCCGACGGGGTCGACGCGGCCATCATCTGCGTGTCCACCCCCGTTGACCTGTCGACCCACGAGCCCTACCTGGGCAATCTCGCCGCCGCCGCCCGGGCGATCGCCGCGTCCTGCGGCCCCGAGACCCTGGTCGTCGTGCGCAGCACCGTGCCGGTCGGCACCAGCCGCAGGGTCGTGCTGCCCGAGCTGTGGGCCGGGGCGAAGCTCGTGATGGCCCCCGAGCGGACCATCCAGGGTCAGGCTCTGCGCGAGCTGGTCGAGCTGCCCCAGGTCGTCGGCGGCCTCGACCAGGCCTCGCTGGACGCCGGCCTGGAGCTTTTCGGCGGGCTCGCCAACCAGCTCGTGCCGGTCTCCTCGATGGAGGCCGCCGAGATGGTCAAGCTCACCAACAACTGCCACACCGACGTGATCTACGCCTTCGGCAACGAGGTCGCGCTGCTCGCCGAGCGGTTCGGGCTCGACCCGCTCGAGGTCATCCGGGCCACCAACCTCGACTACCCGCGCCCCGACATCGCCAAGCCCGGGTACGTGGGCGGCGGGTGCCTGTCCAAGGACCCGTACATCCTGATCTCCGCCGCCGAGCGCGAGGGGCACACCCCCTACCTGATCGGCCGAGCCCGGGCCCTCAACGAGGAGTTGCCCGTGCACGTCGCGCACCGGCTGCTGTCGCTCGTGCAGGACCTGAAGTCGGTGCTGGTGCTCGGCTGGGCGTACAAGGGCTGGCCGCCCACCGACGACATGCGGGGCACGCCGATCGCGGCCATGCAGCCGGTGTTCCAGGCGGCGGGCGTCGAGGTGCTGGGCCACGACCCGCTGGTCACCCCCGAGGTGATCATCGAGTACGGCGGCCGGCCGGTCACCCTGCAGGAGGGCTTCGCCGCCGCCGACGCGGTGCTGGTGATCACCGACCACCCGATGTACCGGGCCCTGGACCTGCCGGCCCTGTTCGCCGAGGGCACCCCGAAGCTGGTCTACGACTCGTGGCGGATCCTCGACGAGGCGGTCGTGGAGTCCTTCGGCGTGTCCTACGTGGGCCTGGGCTACGAGGTCGCCTCGACTCCCGGTTCGGCGGTGGCCCGATGA
- a CDS encoding NAD-dependent epimerase/dehydratase family protein, producing MRVLLFGASGFIGKHAHAALTAAGAEVLPTGRRGPIRHDLVVDGPARLASLLAAHRPDAVVNCAGLLSGSTAELVEANVTAVARLVDACSFLGTRLVTLGSAAEYGVVPHGVPVAEDAPCRPVGGYGVTRLAATELVRLAVADHRLDGVVLRVFNPLGAGLPADNVLGRALRQVPSGTVRLGPLGAYRDFVDGRDVGSAVALATCAATLPEPVLNVGSGAAVPTREAVRLLCAAAGFAGELVEGDVAPGRSAGVDWIAADLTRIRATLGWAPAYDLEAAVKELLL from the coding sequence TCGGCAAACACGCCCACGCGGCGCTGACGGCGGCCGGGGCCGAGGTGCTGCCCACCGGCCGGCGCGGCCCGATCCGGCACGACCTGGTCGTCGACGGGCCGGCCCGGCTCGCGTCGCTGCTCGCGGCGCACCGGCCCGACGCGGTCGTCAACTGCGCCGGCCTGCTCAGCGGGAGCACCGCCGAGCTGGTCGAGGCCAATGTCACGGCCGTGGCCCGGCTCGTCGACGCGTGTTCCTTTCTGGGTACGAGGCTGGTCACGCTCGGCTCGGCCGCCGAGTACGGCGTCGTGCCGCACGGCGTGCCCGTCGCCGAGGACGCGCCCTGCCGCCCGGTCGGCGGCTACGGGGTGACCCGCCTCGCCGCCACCGAACTCGTCCGGCTGGCCGTCGCCGACCACCGGCTCGACGGGGTCGTGCTCCGGGTGTTCAACCCGCTCGGGGCCGGCCTGCCCGCCGACAACGTCCTCGGCCGGGCCCTGCGCCAGGTGCCGTCGGGCACGGTCCGGCTGGGCCCGCTGGGCGCGTACCGGGACTTCGTCGACGGCCGCGACGTGGGCTCCGCCGTGGCGTTGGCGACGTGCGCGGCGACCCTGCCCGAGCCGGTGCTCAACGTGGGCAGCGGGGCGGCCGTGCCGACCCGGGAGGCCGTGCGGCTGCTGTGCGCGGCGGCCGGGTTCGCCGGGGAACTGGTCGAGGGCGACGTGGCCCCGGGCCGGTCGGCAGGAGTGGACTGGATCGCCGCGGACCTGACCCGGATTCGTGCGACCCTGGGCTGGGCGCCGGCCTACGACCTGGAGGCCGCGGTGAAGGAGCTGCTGCTGTAG
- a CDS encoding pyridoxal-phosphate dependent enzyme: MDARVEFTSGATPVQRADRLAAAIGMRPGALWIKRDDLTGLAGGGNKARKLEYLCADAQAAGHTLLVTGGGPQSNHARATAAAAAYLGLGCHLVLAGDPPAQASGNLVLDRLLGATVEWTTGPLEDAIAAATAARGGYLVPFGGSSPLGALGYVRAADELRAQVPDVRLVVTATGSAGTHAGLAAGFGDWGLVGGVRVTEFADLRDRVRRLAGEAAALAGRPAPAGELVLDERHLGGGYGVPTREALAAIGLTARTTGLILDPVYTGKAMAALAAGVRDGELDPEATTVFLHTGGLPGVFAERYAPLW; encoded by the coding sequence ATGGATGCGAGGGTGGAGTTCACGTCGGGGGCGACCCCGGTGCAGCGCGCCGACCGGCTGGCCGCGGCGATCGGCATGCGCCCCGGCGCCCTGTGGATCAAGCGCGACGACCTGACCGGCCTGGCCGGGGGCGGCAACAAGGCCCGCAAGTTGGAGTATCTGTGCGCCGATGCCCAGGCGGCCGGCCACACTCTCTTGGTCACCGGCGGCGGCCCGCAGAGCAACCATGCCCGGGCGACGGCGGCGGCTGCCGCGTACCTGGGGCTCGGATGTCATCTGGTGCTCGCCGGGGATCCGCCGGCGCAGGCCAGCGGCAACCTGGTCCTCGACCGGCTGCTCGGGGCCACGGTCGAGTGGACCACCGGCCCGCTGGAGGACGCGATCGCGGCGGCGACGGCGGCCCGGGGCGGCTACCTGGTCCCGTTCGGCGGCAGTTCCCCGCTGGGTGCGCTCGGCTACGTCCGGGCGGCCGACGAACTCCGGGCGCAGGTGCCCGACGTGCGGCTGGTCGTGACGGCGACGGGTTCGGCGGGGACGCACGCCGGGCTCGCGGCCGGGTTCGGCGACTGGGGGCTGGTCGGTGGCGTCCGGGTCACGGAGTTCGCGGACCTGCGCGACCGGGTGCGGCGGCTCGCGGGGGAGGCGGCGGCGCTGGCGGGTCGGCCGGCCCCGGCGGGGGAGCTGGTGCTCGACGAGCGCCACCTGGGCGGCGGCTACGGAGTGCCGACCCGTGAGGCCCTCGCGGCGATCGGGCTGACGGCGCGGACGACGGGGCTGATCCTCGACCCGGTCTACACCGGCAAGGCCATGGCGGCGCTCGCGGCCGGGGTCAGGGACGGGGAGTTGGATCCGGAGGCCACCACGGTCTTCCTGCACACCGGCGGGCTACCGGGCGTCTTCGCCGAGCGGTATGCCCCACTCTGGTAG
- a CDS encoding cytochrome P450 has product MTATFAQQSSHSADLLDWFHEMRRSEPVAWDQEFGAWHVFGYPEVTAVLADPGTFSSDLSGLLPPQKDLELFAKGSFVGMDPPRHLKLRRLVSKAFTPRIVAELEPRITQVTRELLDAVRGRSAFDLVADLAYPLPVIVIAELLGVPAADRDRFRGWADGLLGDNRPERLLPDQDHMNAVGATVRDMNDYLLDHIRARRAVPTADLTSTLIAAEVDGERLDDEEIVGFVGLLLIAGHITTTLLLGNTVLTLDADQDATAALRADPTGLPTALEEVLRVRTPFPRLVRLTTADTTVGGRDVPAGQVLNLWLASANRDERQFAEADRFDPTRTPNQHLSFGHGIHFCIGAPLARLEARLATRTLLEDCPEFAVGPDVGLHDARIMTGARSLPVAVTWR; this is encoded by the coding sequence ATGACAGCAACCTTCGCGCAACAGTCCTCCCACTCCGCGGATCTCCTCGACTGGTTCCACGAGATGCGCCGGTCCGAGCCCGTCGCCTGGGACCAGGAGTTCGGCGCCTGGCACGTGTTCGGCTACCCCGAGGTGACGGCGGTGCTTGCCGACCCCGGCACGTTCTCCTCCGACCTCAGCGGCCTGCTCCCGCCGCAGAAGGACCTGGAGCTGTTCGCCAAGGGCAGCTTCGTCGGGATGGACCCGCCCCGGCACCTCAAGCTCCGCCGGCTGGTCAGCAAGGCCTTCACGCCCCGGATCGTCGCGGAGCTGGAGCCCCGGATCACCCAGGTCACCCGGGAACTGCTCGACGCCGTCCGAGGCCGGTCTGCGTTCGACCTGGTCGCGGACCTGGCGTATCCGCTGCCGGTCATCGTGATCGCCGAGCTGCTGGGCGTGCCGGCCGCCGACCGGGACCGGTTCCGCGGCTGGGCCGACGGGCTGCTCGGCGACAACCGGCCCGAGCGACTGTTGCCCGACCAGGACCACATGAACGCGGTGGGCGCGACGGTCCGGGACATGAACGACTACCTCCTCGACCACATCCGGGCCCGCCGGGCCGTGCCGACCGCCGACCTGACCAGCACCCTGATCGCCGCGGAGGTCGACGGGGAGCGGCTCGACGACGAGGAGATCGTCGGCTTCGTCGGCCTGCTCCTCATCGCCGGGCACATCACCACGACACTGCTGCTGGGCAACACGGTGCTGACCCTGGACGCCGACCAGGACGCCACCGCCGCGCTGCGGGCCGACCCGACCGGCCTGCCCACGGCGCTGGAGGAGGTGCTGCGGGTCCGCACGCCGTTCCCGCGGCTGGTCCGGCTGACGACGGCCGACACCACGGTCGGCGGGCGGGACGTCCCCGCCGGTCAGGTGCTCAACCTGTGGCTGGCCTCCGCCAACCGGGACGAGCGGCAGTTCGCGGAGGCCGACCGGTTCGACCCCACCCGCACCCCCAACCAGCACCTGAGCTTCGGGCATGGCATCCACTTCTGCATTGGCGCGCCGCTGGCCAGGCTCGAGGCCCGGCTGGCGACCCGGACGCTGCTGGAGGACTGCCCGGAGTTCGCGGTCGGCCCCGACGTCGGGTTGCACGACGCCCGGATCATGACCGGCGCGCGCAGCCTGCCGGTGGCGGTCACCTGGCGGTAG
- a CDS encoding helix-turn-helix domain-containing protein, with the protein MNALQQLIRSRMEDRRWSYGDVAQRGGLPRSTVHHIATTDRLTRPPNPTTLERLAIGLEVPLDTVRAAAADAAGLSTWHQSVTDPEIDVLVAGLTQLSPQDRRHVQALVESLLDDERRRNDLP; encoded by the coding sequence TTGAACGCATTGCAGCAGCTCATCCGCTCAAGGATGGAGGATCGCCGATGGTCGTACGGCGATGTCGCCCAACGCGGCGGCCTGCCTCGCTCCACCGTGCACCACATCGCGACCACTGACCGACTCACCCGCCCCCCTAATCCGACCACACTCGAGCGCCTGGCCATCGGCCTGGAGGTGCCGCTCGACACCGTCCGCGCGGCGGCAGCCGACGCCGCCGGTCTGAGCACCTGGCACCAATCGGTGACCGATCCCGAGATCGACGTCCTAGTGGCAGGACTCACACAACTCAGCCCACAGGACCGCAGGCATGTCCAGGCGCTGGTGGAGTCCCTTCTGGATGACGAACGCCGCCGCAACGATCTTCCCTGA
- a CDS encoding NAD-dependent epimerase/dehydratase family protein → MRILVLGGAGFIGAHLTRRLVADGHAVTVVDDFSRGRDDLGYDIIQADLTDPAAWERIPHGWDQIYHLAAVVGVRNVEKDPARVLRINTLALSHLLDWLGQPGARSHDKPGTKLFFASTSEAYAGGVTAGVVPVPTGETVPLHIQDVTAPRFTYAISKLWGEAAVAHSGLPYVIGRFHNVYGPRMGADHVVPELALRSLKGEDPFIVYGSEQHRAFCYIDDAVEAMVLLMAAPEAVGEIVHIGDDTQETNIGDLVEIVHGIAGVSPALEIAPAPAGSVARRCPDLTKLRTLTGYSPKVSLEDGVRRTFDWYRENG, encoded by the coding sequence ATGAGGATCCTCGTACTCGGCGGCGCCGGCTTCATCGGCGCGCACCTGACCCGCCGGCTCGTCGCCGACGGCCACGCCGTCACCGTGGTGGACGACTTCTCCCGGGGCCGCGACGACCTCGGCTACGACATCATCCAGGCGGACCTGACCGACCCGGCCGCGTGGGAGCGCATCCCGCACGGCTGGGACCAGATCTACCACCTGGCCGCCGTCGTCGGCGTGCGCAACGTGGAGAAGGACCCGGCCAGGGTGCTCCGGATCAACACCCTGGCTCTGTCCCACCTGCTGGACTGGCTGGGCCAGCCTGGCGCGCGGTCGCACGACAAACCTGGGACGAAGCTCTTCTTCGCCTCGACGAGCGAGGCCTACGCCGGTGGCGTGACCGCCGGCGTGGTCCCCGTCCCGACCGGTGAGACGGTGCCACTCCACATCCAGGACGTCACCGCGCCCCGGTTCACCTACGCCATCTCCAAGCTGTGGGGCGAGGCCGCCGTCGCGCACTCCGGCCTGCCCTACGTCATCGGCCGGTTCCACAACGTCTACGGCCCCCGGATGGGCGCCGACCACGTGGTCCCCGAGCTGGCGCTGCGCTCCCTGAAGGGCGAGGACCCCTTCATCGTGTACGGGTCCGAGCAGCACCGCGCCTTCTGCTACATCGACGACGCCGTCGAGGCCATGGTGCTCCTGATGGCCGCCCCCGAGGCGGTGGGCGAGATCGTGCACATCGGCGACGACACCCAGGAGACCAACATCGGCGACCTGGTCGAGATCGTGCACGGCATCGCCGGGGTCAGTCCCGCGCTGGAGATCGCGCCCGCGCCGGCCGGTTCCGTGGCCCGCCGGTGCCCGGACCTGACGAAGCTGCGCACCCTCACCGGGTACTCGCCGAAGGTGTCCCTGGAGGACGGCGTCCGGCGCACCTTCGACTGGTACCGGGAGAACGGGTGA